One window of Thermocoleostomius sinensis A174 genomic DNA carries:
- a CDS encoding PIN domain-containing protein: MRGWGDRTANIPPNCRDPRDLPVLATAIDGRADVIVSGNNDLRDDEVLRSAIAIHQIRLLGVNFFLASLETGLES; encoded by the coding sequence TTGAGGGGGTGGGGCGATCGTACTGCTAATATACCTCCTAACTGCCGCGACCCAAGAGATCTGCCAGTACTGGCAACTGCAATCGATGGTAGGGCAGATGTCATTGTGTCTGGGAATAATGACTTGCGCGATGATGAGGTCTTGCGATCAGCTATAGCTATTCATCAGATTCGCTTGCTTGGGGTTAATTTTTTCCTGGCATCTTTGGAAACTGGCTTGGAATCCTGA
- a CDS encoding pantothenate kinase has product MTELARDWLALIIGNSHLHWAWFDHSLVQQTCLQQTWNTPHLSAKAVACLIKHRFDFNCCFQFIQASSITSQTSGTEAHPWSSITPSIDAPLPLWMASVVPVQTQHWLHHAESHSVEIHQLTLDHIPLHHLYPTFGIDRALSLWGAAIRYGLPALVIDAGTALTLTAADAHANLIGGAILPGLGLQLRSLTQQTAALPALQDQLGTFNPAAIPRWATNTPDAMLSGVMYTLIAGLRDFVQVWQQDYPTSAILLTGGDSHRLFDAWQQQEPAIGTQITIDQNLGFWGMQGIVEQEASKNFSPRSPQSPK; this is encoded by the coding sequence ATGACAGAGCTTGCAAGGGATTGGCTAGCGTTAATAATCGGAAATTCCCACTTGCATTGGGCATGGTTTGACCACTCCCTAGTTCAACAAACTTGTCTTCAACAAACCTGGAATACACCCCATCTATCGGCTAAAGCGGTTGCTTGCTTGATAAAACACCGCTTTGATTTTAACTGCTGTTTTCAGTTCATTCAGGCATCGTCGATTACCTCTCAAACCAGCGGTACTGAAGCTCACCCATGGTCTTCAATCACCCCGTCGATCGATGCTCCGTTGCCGTTGTGGATGGCGTCTGTAGTGCCAGTGCAAACTCAACATTGGCTGCATCATGCTGAGTCACATTCGGTTGAGATCCATCAACTAACACTTGATCACATCCCGCTGCACCATCTCTACCCTACGTTTGGCATCGATCGCGCTCTGTCCCTATGGGGAGCCGCTATCCGGTATGGACTACCCGCCCTTGTCATTGATGCGGGAACCGCGCTGACCTTGACCGCTGCCGATGCCCATGCCAACCTAATTGGCGGAGCCATTTTACCGGGATTGGGGCTTCAGTTGCGATCGCTGACTCAACAAACGGCTGCCTTGCCGGCGCTACAAGATCAACTAGGTACCTTCAACCCAGCCGCTATTCCTCGTTGGGCCACGAATACGCCCGATGCCATGCTCAGCGGTGTGATGTATACCCTGATCGCAGGACTGCGTGATTTTGTCCAAGTGTGGCAGCAGGACTATCCAACTAGTGCCATCCTGCTGACTGGAGGAGACAGCCATCGCCTGTTTGACGCCTGGCAACAGCAGGAACCCGCTATTGGTACACAGATTACCATTGATCAAAACTTAGGATTCTGGGGAATGCAGGGCATTGTAGAGCAGGAAGCATCGAAGAATTTTTCACCTCGATCGCCCCAATCACCCAAGTAA
- a CDS encoding amylo-alpha-1,6-glucosidase, with protein MKIGFGREVCGNLETAASREWLVTNGIGGYACGTVAGVLTRRYHGLLVAALDPPLGRTLLLTKLEEVVHYHHQVYSLSTDRWTDNSIDPAGYRYIERFSLNGTIPTWRFACGDALLEKRVWMQQGANTTYVQYTLQRATQPLALMMKALVNYRDHHGGIRSWGWQMQVDRLEQGVGVTASDHATPFYLLSDRADVLLTHDWYYGFDLAAERYRGLSDREDHLHVATFHLTLLPGETVTIVASTEPTPNLNGATALKQRQAYEQKLLNLWKTDRPDVNRDASHWISQLVFAADQFIVNRAVNFLENFPEAEAGDIANSLEATSPPLLNGKTILAGYPWFSDWGRDTMISLPGLTLATGRSEVARLILRTFAHYVDQGMLPNRFPDEGEEPEYNTVDATLWYFEAILQYYRLTQDDDLLMELFPVLADIIHWHCRGTRYNIHLDPTDGLLYAGEAGSQLTWMDAKVGDWVVTPRIGKPIEVNALWYNALRTMAKIARQLGKPHQEYEAIADRTLARFSRFWNTELGYCYDVLDGPDGHDSALRPNQIFAVSLSESPLTVTQQKAVVDVCGRSLLTSHGLRSLATDHPHYQGQYGGTPLQRDGAYHQGTVWGWLIGPFVVAHLRVYSDAEQARQFLQPMADHLVAHGVGSLSEIFDGDAPMTPRGCFAQAWTVAEVLRAWMVTE; from the coding sequence ATGAAGATTGGATTCGGTCGAGAAGTTTGCGGCAATCTGGAAACCGCCGCCTCGCGAGAGTGGCTGGTGACGAATGGTATTGGAGGGTATGCCTGTGGAACAGTGGCCGGCGTGCTAACTCGGCGCTATCATGGCTTGTTGGTGGCCGCCCTAGACCCGCCGTTGGGGCGAACCTTGTTGCTGACCAAACTAGAGGAGGTGGTGCACTATCATCATCAGGTTTATTCATTGAGCACCGATCGCTGGACAGATAACAGCATTGACCCGGCTGGGTATCGCTACATTGAACGGTTTTCTTTGAATGGCACCATTCCCACCTGGCGGTTTGCCTGTGGCGATGCCCTGCTAGAAAAGCGGGTCTGGATGCAGCAAGGAGCAAACACGACGTATGTTCAGTACACGTTGCAGCGGGCAACTCAGCCCTTAGCGTTGATGATGAAGGCGTTGGTCAACTATCGCGATCATCATGGCGGCATTCGTAGTTGGGGTTGGCAAATGCAGGTCGATCGGCTGGAACAGGGTGTGGGAGTGACGGCCAGCGACCATGCCACACCATTTTATTTGTTGAGCGATCGGGCCGATGTGCTGCTCACTCATGATTGGTACTACGGGTTTGATCTAGCAGCCGAGCGCTATCGTGGACTGAGCGATCGAGAAGACCATCTGCACGTGGCCACCTTTCACCTGACGCTGTTGCCCGGCGAAACCGTAACGATTGTAGCCAGTACTGAGCCAACCCCCAACTTAAATGGAGCCACCGCCCTGAAGCAGCGCCAAGCCTATGAACAAAAGCTGCTCAACCTTTGGAAAACCGATCGCCCGGATGTTAACCGCGATGCCTCGCATTGGATTAGCCAGCTTGTATTTGCCGCCGATCAGTTTATTGTCAACCGAGCAGTGAATTTTCTAGAGAATTTTCCAGAGGCAGAGGCGGGAGATATAGCCAATTCGCTTGAGGCAACGTCTCCTCCGCTGCTCAACGGCAAAACGATTTTGGCGGGCTATCCTTGGTTTAGCGACTGGGGACGTGACACCATGATCAGCCTGCCGGGGCTGACGTTAGCAACGGGGCGATCGGAAGTGGCGCGGCTAATTTTGCGCACCTTTGCTCACTATGTTGATCAAGGCATGTTGCCCAATCGCTTTCCCGACGAAGGAGAAGAGCCAGAATATAACACCGTTGATGCCACGTTGTGGTACTTTGAGGCCATTCTTCAGTACTATCGCCTGACACAGGATGATGATCTGTTGATGGAATTGTTTCCGGTACTAGCAGATATTATTCATTGGCACTGTCGCGGCACCCGCTATAACATTCACCTCGATCCCACCGATGGGTTACTCTATGCTGGAGAAGCCGGATCGCAATTGACCTGGATGGATGCCAAGGTTGGGGACTGGGTAGTAACACCGCGTATTGGGAAGCCGATCGAAGTCAATGCCCTTTGGTACAATGCTCTGCGCACCATGGCCAAGATTGCCCGGCAGTTGGGCAAACCGCATCAAGAGTATGAAGCCATTGCCGATCGGACGTTGGCGCGGTTTTCGCGGTTTTGGAATACCGAATTGGGTTATTGCTATGATGTGCTGGATGGGCCAGACGGCCATGACAGTGCATTGCGCCCTAACCAAATTTTTGCCGTATCGCTGAGCGAAAGCCCCCTCACAGTTACTCAGCAGAAAGCTGTTGTTGATGTATGCGGTCGATCGCTGTTAACATCTCATGGGTTGCGATCGTTGGCCACCGATCATCCGCATTACCAGGGTCAATACGGCGGTACACCACTGCAACGCGATGGAGCCTATCACCAAGGCACGGTATGGGGCTGGTTGATCGGCCCGTTTGTGGTAGCCCATCTGCGGGTTTATAGTGATGCGGAACAAGCCAGACAGTTTTTGCAGCCGATGGCGGATCACTTGGTGGCCCACGGGGTTGGGTCTTTAAGCGAAATTTTTGATGGGGATGCCCCCATGACGCCGAGGGGCTGCTTTGCCCAAGCTTGGACGGTAGCCGAAGTGCTGCGAGCCTGGATGGTGACCGAATGA
- a CDS encoding 2-phosphosulfolactate phosphatase family protein: MKLFVFHTPELTPAEPTPDCAIAIDVLRATTTMATALNAGAEAVQVFSSIDELMQVSEAWLPEKRLRAGERGGAKVPGCDLGNSPLDCTPEVVGGRRLFISTTNGTRCLERVQHATTVLTGALINRSAVVSYLLQHQPELVWMVGSGWEGSFSLEDTVCAGAILYSLSQQLAASGQSLEAIAGNDEVFGAIALYTQWQDQLLQLLHHASHGQRLLRLNGHADLEYCAQTDILNILPIQKEPGVLIKQTL; the protein is encoded by the coding sequence GTGAAACTGTTTGTCTTCCACACGCCAGAATTGACGCCAGCGGAGCCAACTCCTGACTGTGCCATTGCGATCGATGTTTTGCGAGCGACCACCACAATGGCAACAGCCCTCAACGCCGGGGCGGAAGCAGTACAAGTCTTTAGCAGTATTGATGAGTTAATGCAGGTGAGTGAAGCTTGGCTACCGGAAAAACGGCTGCGGGCGGGTGAACGCGGTGGAGCAAAAGTGCCAGGTTGCGACTTGGGTAACTCGCCGTTAGACTGTACGCCAGAGGTGGTAGGAGGGCGGCGGCTGTTTATCAGCACAACCAACGGCACTCGCTGTTTAGAGCGCGTTCAACACGCTACCACGGTTTTGACAGGTGCTTTAATTAATCGATCAGCGGTGGTCAGCTACCTGTTGCAACATCAACCCGAACTGGTCTGGATGGTGGGGTCGGGCTGGGAAGGTAGTTTTTCCCTTGAAGATACGGTTTGTGCCGGAGCCATTCTGTACAGCCTTAGCCAACAGCTTGCTGCATCTGGGCAATCCTTAGAAGCGATAGCCGGCAATGATGAAGTGTTTGGGGCGATCGCGCTTTATACCCAATGGCAAGATCAGCTATTGCAACTGTTGCACCACGCTAGCCATGGTCAACGTCTGTTGCGCTTGAATGGCCACGCTGATTTAGAATACTGCGCCCAAACCGATATCTTGAATATCCTTCCCATTCAGAAAGAACCCGGTGTTCTGATTAAACAAACCCTTTAG
- a CDS encoding pentapeptide repeat-containing protein — MKNTRKEEVVWLYELGERNFRRQNLKGKCFRGEDLSGCDFSGCDIRGADFTNAILTGVNFTNVTAGLQKRQAMTLLAVLIVAAIVLGVVAGIIGAFAEVRFVAVDETDEAAFAWITPIVIMGFTFVSLTRNMAVGFGIFALAFVIATVGALISSAAVPFAGSVAAAIAVNSLVAGATAAVSSLMVAAVLAFRITIALVVAGGFIGSFALALVYTEATVPTSSIASAIAVAAIVLPLAGYVGWRTLKGDRKHTITWTIANFLATKWGTSFRGADLTDADFSRAVLKSTDFSDAILTNTKWDRNVWNGNSLN; from the coding sequence ATGAAAAATACGCGCAAAGAAGAAGTTGTGTGGCTTTATGAACTAGGTGAGCGCAACTTCCGTCGGCAAAACCTCAAAGGAAAATGTTTCCGAGGGGAGGATTTGTCTGGTTGTGATTTCAGTGGATGTGATATTCGAGGGGCAGATTTTACCAATGCCATCCTTACAGGGGTGAACTTTACTAATGTCACGGCTGGCTTACAGAAACGGCAGGCAATGACTTTGTTGGCTGTGTTGATTGTGGCAGCGATCGTGTTAGGTGTTGTGGCGGGAATTATCGGCGCGTTTGCCGAAGTTCGGTTTGTGGCGGTGGATGAAACCGATGAAGCGGCTTTCGCTTGGATTACACCGATTGTGATTATGGGGTTCACGTTTGTGTCTCTGACGCGCAATATGGCGGTGGGCTTTGGCATCTTTGCGCTCGCCTTCGTCATTGCCACGGTTGGAGCGTTGATTAGCTCAGCGGCCGTACCGTTTGCTGGCAGCGTGGCGGCGGCTATTGCTGTAAACTCGCTGGTGGCTGGAGCGACGGCGGCGGTGAGTTCGCTGATGGTGGCAGCGGTACTAGCCTTTCGGATTACGATCGCTTTAGTTGTAGCCGGAGGATTTATCGGTTCCTTTGCGCTGGCACTGGTTTATACCGAGGCAACGGTGCCTACCAGCAGCATTGCCTCAGCCATAGCCGTAGCAGCCATTGTACTTCCCCTAGCAGGCTATGTAGGATGGCGTACCCTCAAGGGCGATCGCAAGCACACCATTACCTGGACCATTGCCAATTTTTTGGCTACTAAATGGGGTACCAGTTTCCGAGGAGCCGATTTAACAGATGCCGACTTCAGCCGGGCTGTCCTCAAAAGCACCGACTTTAGCGATGCAATTCTAACGAACACAAAATGGGATCGAAATGTGTGGAATGGTAATTCTTTGAATTAG
- a CDS encoding TldD/PmbA family protein: MPTLLADAKNVLTDLIRRYQAQVDYLAIRLEEAEGTDILLRGSRIETLSEGISIGGQVRACYKGGWGFASFNRLSNLNQHIEEAIAAARLVGDEETLLAPVPSIQDSRQIPITGIDPRHIPLAQKKHLCHRYAEILRSVDDRITTTSVRYGDSAQRIVLATSDGTLIEQSWVDLEMRFAATARHGETVQTGRETTGSRKAYEDLANLDEQVRGTAQRAVDALALPSVKGNTYTVVIDPILSGLFVHEAFGHLSEADMTYENPDLLEVMTLGRRFGSSELQIFDGAAPEGHRGSYYYDDEGVPATTTQLIKDGVLVGRLHSRETAGKLGESPTGNARCLDYHYPPIVRMTNTWIEPGKTPVTDLFADIKEGVYARNWLGGMTNGEMFTFAAGEAWMIRNGEIAEPVRDVNLSGNVFTTLADIEAIGNDFFWDESGGCGKGGQSGLAVGVGGPSLRIRNVVVGGEAID; the protein is encoded by the coding sequence ATGCCGACTCTGCTGGCTGATGCCAAGAACGTGTTGACGGATTTGATTCGTCGCTACCAAGCTCAAGTAGACTACCTGGCTATTCGCTTGGAGGAAGCCGAGGGCACTGACATTTTGCTGCGCGGCAGTAGGATAGAGACTTTAAGTGAAGGAATTTCTATTGGAGGACAGGTTCGTGCCTGCTATAAGGGTGGGTGGGGATTTGCCAGCTTCAACCGCTTAAGCAACCTCAATCAACACATTGAAGAAGCGATCGCCGCAGCCCGGTTGGTTGGAGACGAAGAAACGCTGTTGGCCCCGGTGCCCTCGATCCAAGATTCTCGGCAAATTCCGATAACAGGTATCGATCCGCGTCATATTCCCTTAGCTCAAAAAAAGCATCTCTGCCATCGCTATGCTGAAATTCTCAGAAGTGTAGACGATCGGATTACCACCACCTCGGTTCGCTATGGCGATAGTGCTCAACGCATTGTGTTGGCAACCTCTGACGGAACATTGATTGAACAATCGTGGGTTGATTTGGAAATGCGCTTTGCTGCCACTGCTCGCCATGGTGAAACCGTTCAAACTGGGCGAGAAACCACTGGCTCTCGTAAAGCCTATGAAGATTTAGCGAACCTGGATGAGCAGGTGCGAGGAACCGCTCAACGGGCTGTGGATGCGTTGGCGTTACCATCGGTTAAAGGTAATACCTACACGGTGGTGATTGACCCAATTTTGTCTGGCTTATTTGTGCATGAGGCCTTTGGACATTTGTCGGAGGCTGATATGACCTATGAAAATCCTGACCTGCTGGAGGTGATGACTCTAGGTCGGCGGTTTGGCTCATCAGAGTTACAGATCTTTGATGGAGCCGCCCCAGAAGGACACCGAGGTAGCTATTATTACGATGACGAAGGGGTACCAGCAACCACCACTCAGTTAATCAAAGATGGGGTGTTGGTTGGTCGGCTGCACTCTCGGGAAACCGCTGGCAAACTTGGTGAATCCCCTACGGGTAACGCTCGCTGTTTAGATTATCATTACCCGCCGATCGTGCGCATGACCAACACTTGGATTGAACCTGGAAAAACCCCCGTGACCGACTTGTTTGCCGATATCAAGGAAGGGGTGTATGCCCGTAATTGGTTAGGGGGAATGACCAACGGCGAAATGTTTACCTTTGCAGCCGGGGAAGCCTGGATGATTCGCAACGGTGAAATTGCAGAACCTGTCCGTGACGTGAATTTGTCTGGCAATGTGTTTACGACCCTGGCAGACATTGAAGCAATCGGCAATGACTTCTTCTGGGATGAATCGGGCGGCTGTGGCAAAGGAGGGCAAAGTGGCTTAGCCGTTGGCGTGGGCGGACCTAGTCTCAGAATTCGCAATGTAGTGGTTGGTGGCGAGGCAATCGACTGA
- a CDS encoding YciI family protein — protein sequence MPKYVVWGRYCQDVVEKRAPHRQAHLDRLTQLKASGELVTLGPTKDLTLFFGVYDAADEAAVKQLVEADPYWQHGIWTDYQVKEWIQAF from the coding sequence ATGCCAAAGTATGTGGTGTGGGGACGCTATTGCCAAGACGTGGTAGAAAAACGTGCTCCCCATCGTCAGGCTCATCTCGATCGTCTGACCCAACTGAAAGCATCAGGTGAATTAGTGACGCTAGGGCCCACTAAGGATTTGACCTTGTTTTTTGGGGTCTATGATGCCGCAGATGAGGCTGCTGTAAAACAGTTAGTAGAAGCCGATCCCTACTGGCAACATGGCATCTGGACCGATTATCAGGTAAAAGAGTGGATTCAAGCATTCTAG
- a CDS encoding cobalt-precorrin-6A reductase: protein MTSTSPTIWLIGGTQESAELANAIAHRQVPCLVTVTTDAARSLYPTTPTLQVRVGALHREQAETLLRTYHIGCILDASHPFAVEISTLAIALAQHYHLPYLRYERPVLASPSFVQTLNSPLHLISWQALLTDNYLAGQRVLLTIGYKNLALFHAWHDRACLFARILPSTVALEAALQAGFTSDRLIALRPPYTAALERALWQQWQITKVVTKASGSAGGEDIKYQIAAELGVQLIVIDRPAIAYPCQTSDFQTALSFCDTLGTAYPPTPS from the coding sequence ATGACCAGTACTTCACCGACTATTTGGTTGATTGGGGGAACGCAAGAAAGCGCGGAATTGGCCAACGCGATCGCCCACCGTCAGGTCCCTTGCCTGGTCACTGTCACGACGGACGCCGCCCGATCGCTATATCCCACAACGCCAACCTTACAGGTTCGGGTGGGGGCGTTGCACCGAGAACAAGCTGAAACCTTGCTGCGAACCTATCACATCGGCTGCATTCTTGATGCCTCTCATCCCTTCGCGGTGGAAATTTCGACACTGGCGATCGCCCTTGCTCAGCACTATCACCTGCCGTACTTACGCTACGAGCGCCCGGTCTTGGCATCCCCCTCTTTCGTCCAAACCCTTAACTCACCCCTGCATCTTATTTCCTGGCAAGCGCTGCTGACAGACAATTATCTAGCTGGGCAACGGGTCTTACTGACGATTGGCTATAAAAACCTGGCACTGTTTCACGCTTGGCACGATCGGGCTTGCCTGTTTGCTCGTATTCTGCCGTCTACGGTTGCTTTAGAGGCAGCTCTACAAGCTGGCTTTACCAGCGATCGCCTCATTGCCCTGCGCCCACCCTACACAGCCGCACTCGAACGGGCTTTATGGCAACAATGGCAAATCACAAAAGTTGTGACAAAGGCCTCTGGCAGCGCTGGTGGCGAAGACATCAAGTACCAAATTGCCGCCGAATTGGGTGTTCAACTGATTGTGATTGATCGTCCAGCCATTGCTTACCCCTGCCAAACTAGCGACTTCCAAACAGCCCTGTCCTTTTGCGACACCCTTGGGACAGCCTATCCACCAACCCCTTCGTAA